A DNA window from Caulobacter mirabilis contains the following coding sequences:
- a CDS encoding NAD-dependent succinate-semialdehyde dehydrogenase, translating into MSAKPVFQTVNPATGEDGKAYDGHSLDEAKAVLGQARAAFEDWRRTSYADRAALMKTAAAVLRARKDDYAALMTAEMGKTLADGRAEIEKCAGACDWFADHAADFLKDETVDVGGPHAFTTFNPLGVVLAVMPWNFPFWQVFRFAAPALMAGNGAVLKHASNVPGCALAIEGVFRDAGFPEHLFRTLLIPSGDVAPLIEDDRVAAVTLTGSVGAGRKVAQAAGGALKKVVLELGGSDAYVILEDADVDLAARVAAAARMVNGGQSCIAGKRFVVVESVAEAFEQALVREMAGFQAGDPTSPDVRFGPLVSVAARDEIHRQVEASIDAGARLLLGGEVPGKPGAWYPATVLAGVVPGQPAHDEEVFGPVAAVIRAKDEADAIRIANASEYGLGSGVITSDIARGTRIAAEQLDAGMAFVNANVRSDPRLPFGGVKHSGHGRECSRYGLLEFVNVKTVWVEGEVSGME; encoded by the coding sequence ATGTCCGCCAAGCCCGTCTTCCAGACCGTGAACCCCGCCACCGGCGAGGACGGCAAGGCCTACGACGGCCATTCGCTGGACGAGGCCAAGGCCGTCCTCGGTCAGGCCCGCGCCGCCTTCGAGGACTGGCGCCGCACCTCGTACGCCGATCGCGCCGCGCTGATGAAGACGGCCGCCGCCGTCCTGCGAGCGCGCAAGGACGACTACGCCGCCCTGATGACCGCCGAGATGGGCAAGACGCTCGCCGACGGCCGGGCCGAGATCGAAAAGTGCGCCGGCGCCTGCGACTGGTTCGCCGACCACGCGGCGGACTTCCTGAAGGACGAGACCGTCGACGTCGGCGGGCCGCACGCCTTCACGACCTTCAACCCGCTCGGCGTGGTGCTGGCCGTGATGCCCTGGAACTTCCCGTTCTGGCAGGTCTTCCGCTTCGCCGCGCCGGCGCTGATGGCCGGCAACGGCGCGGTGCTGAAGCACGCCAGCAACGTGCCCGGCTGCGCCCTGGCGATCGAGGGCGTGTTCCGCGACGCCGGCTTCCCGGAGCACCTGTTCCGCACCCTGCTGATCCCCAGCGGCGACGTCGCCCCGCTGATCGAGGACGACCGGGTCGCCGCCGTCACCCTGACCGGCAGCGTCGGGGCCGGCCGCAAGGTGGCCCAGGCCGCCGGCGGGGCCCTGAAGAAGGTGGTGCTGGAGCTGGGCGGCAGCGACGCCTACGTCATTCTGGAGGACGCCGACGTCGACCTGGCCGCCCGCGTCGCGGCCGCCGCGCGGATGGTCAACGGCGGCCAGAGCTGCATCGCCGGCAAGCGGTTCGTGGTCGTCGAGAGCGTGGCCGAGGCCTTCGAACAGGCGCTGGTGCGGGAGATGGCCGGATTCCAGGCGGGCGACCCGACCTCGCCCGACGTCCGCTTCGGACCGCTGGTCAGCGTCGCCGCCCGCGACGAGATCCACCGCCAGGTCGAGGCCAGCATCGACGCCGGCGCCCGGCTGCTGCTCGGCGGCGAAGTCCCCGGCAAGCCGGGAGCCTGGTACCCGGCCACCGTGCTGGCCGGCGTCGTCCCGGGCCAGCCGGCCCACGACGAAGAGGTCTTCGGGCCCGTCGCCGCCGTCATCCGCGCCAAGGACGAGGCCGACGCCATCCGCATCGCCAACGCCAGCGAGTACGGCCTCGGCTCCGGCGTGATCACCAGCGACATCGCCCGCGGGACCCGCATCGCCGCCGAACAACTCGACGCGGGCATGGCCTTCGTCAACGCCAACGTCCGATCCGATCCGCGCCTGCCCTTCGGCGGCGTCAAGCACAGCGGCCACGGCCGCGAATGCAGCCGCTACGGCCTGCTGGAGTTCGTCAATGTGAAGACCGTCTGGGTCGAGGGCGAAGTCAGCGGGATGGAGTAG
- a CDS encoding acyl-CoA dehydrogenase family protein, which produces MNFDYSDDQKFLKNEARKFLEARCDSAAVRRVLNDDAVSFDKDLWKGVAEQGWLGAAIPEAFGGLGLGHVELCAIAEELGRAVAPIPFASTVYFVAEALLLAGSDAQKADLLPKIAAGEIIGCYATSEGPGVVDAKTLSAKVDGGKLTGVKIPVTDGDVADIALVLASEGGKPGLFLVDLNGAGVERETLKSLDPTRGVARLTFKGAPATRVGDAGEGLSISEQVFDRAAVLLAFEQTGGADKCLEMAKQYSLERYAFGRVIGGYQAIKHKLADMYVKNEVARSNAYYGAWALNTNAPELATAASAARIAASEAYWFASKENIQTHGGMGFTWEVDCHLYYRRSRQLALVAHAPKVWKERLVQQLERKNAA; this is translated from the coding sequence GTGAATTTCGATTATTCCGACGACCAGAAATTCCTGAAGAACGAGGCGCGAAAGTTCCTCGAGGCGCGCTGTGACAGCGCCGCCGTGCGCAGGGTGCTCAACGACGACGCGGTCTCCTTCGACAAGGACCTGTGGAAGGGCGTCGCCGAGCAAGGCTGGCTGGGCGCGGCGATCCCGGAGGCGTTCGGCGGTCTGGGCCTTGGCCATGTCGAGCTGTGCGCCATCGCCGAGGAGCTGGGCCGCGCCGTGGCGCCGATCCCGTTCGCCTCGACGGTCTACTTCGTGGCCGAGGCCCTGCTGCTGGCCGGCAGCGACGCCCAGAAGGCCGACCTCCTGCCCAAGATCGCGGCGGGCGAGATCATCGGCTGCTACGCCACCTCCGAAGGCCCCGGCGTTGTCGACGCCAAGACCCTGTCGGCCAAGGTCGACGGCGGCAAGCTGACCGGCGTGAAGATCCCGGTGACCGACGGCGACGTCGCCGACATCGCCCTGGTGCTGGCGTCCGAGGGCGGCAAGCCGGGCCTGTTCCTGGTCGACCTGAACGGCGCGGGCGTCGAGCGCGAGACGCTCAAGAGCCTCGACCCGACCCGCGGCGTGGCCCGGCTGACCTTCAAGGGCGCGCCGGCGACCCGCGTCGGCGACGCCGGCGAGGGCCTGAGTATCAGCGAGCAGGTGTTCGACCGCGCGGCCGTGCTGCTGGCCTTCGAACAGACCGGCGGCGCCGACAAGTGCCTGGAGATGGCCAAGCAGTACTCGCTCGAGCGCTATGCCTTCGGGCGGGTGATCGGCGGCTACCAGGCGATCAAGCACAAGCTGGCCGACATGTACGTCAAGAACGAGGTCGCCCGCTCCAACGCCTACTACGGCGCCTGGGCGCTGAACACGAACGCGCCGGAGCTGGCCACGGCCGCCTCGGCCGCCCGCATCGCCGCCTCGGAGGCCTACTGGTTCGCCAGCAAGGAGAACATCCAGACCCACGGCGGGATGGGCTTCACCTGGGAGGTGGACTGCCACCTCTACTACCGCCGCTCGCGCCAGCTGGCCCTCGTGGCCCATGCGCCGAAGGTCTGGAAAGAGCGGCTGGTCCAGCAGCTCGAACGCAAGAACGCCGCCTAA
- a CDS encoding acyl-CoA dehydrogenase family protein, whose translation MDFNDSPEEAAYREKARAWLEANAAEHKNNSSANGRRPNSPEHMALGKAWQAKKAEAGYACITWPAAWGGPGGTPIQSVIFGQEEGKVGVNYGYFTIGLGMCVPTVMAFADDATKTRYVGPAMRGEEIWCQLFSEPAGGSDVAASRTRAIQQADGDWVINGQKVWTTGAQYSDYGILLVRTDPDVPKHKGMTMFWIDMRDPAVEVRPIHQASGGSEFNEVYFTDLRVKDSQRLGNVGDGWKVALVTLMNERLAVGGSSGPDYKLIMELARQTDTATGAAAIKDAGFREKLADWYVAAEGLKLTRFRTMTALSRGQTPGPESSIGKIIAANQMQEMSNYGVELEDQYGILTDPKEAPLQAAFQQSLLWAPGLRIAGGTDEILKNIIAERVLGLPGDVRVDKDVAFKDVPSGR comes from the coding sequence ATGGATTTCAACGACAGCCCCGAAGAAGCCGCCTACCGCGAGAAGGCTCGCGCCTGGCTGGAAGCCAACGCCGCTGAGCACAAGAACAACTCGAGCGCCAATGGACGCCGTCCGAACAGCCCCGAGCACATGGCCCTGGGCAAGGCCTGGCAGGCCAAGAAGGCTGAAGCCGGCTACGCCTGCATCACCTGGCCGGCGGCCTGGGGCGGCCCGGGCGGCACACCGATCCAGTCGGTCATCTTCGGCCAGGAAGAGGGCAAGGTCGGCGTCAACTACGGCTATTTCACCATCGGCTTGGGCATGTGCGTCCCGACCGTGATGGCCTTCGCTGACGACGCGACCAAGACGCGCTACGTCGGTCCGGCCATGCGCGGCGAGGAGATCTGGTGCCAGCTGTTCTCCGAACCGGCGGGCGGCTCGGACGTGGCGGCTTCGCGCACCCGCGCGATCCAGCAGGCCGACGGCGACTGGGTGATCAACGGCCAGAAGGTCTGGACCACGGGCGCCCAGTATAGCGACTACGGCATCCTGCTGGTCCGCACCGACCCCGACGTGCCCAAGCACAAGGGCATGACCATGTTCTGGATCGACATGCGCGATCCGGCCGTGGAGGTGCGTCCGATCCACCAGGCCAGCGGCGGCAGCGAGTTCAACGAGGTCTATTTCACCGACCTGCGGGTGAAGGACAGCCAGCGGCTGGGCAATGTCGGCGACGGCTGGAAGGTGGCCCTGGTCACCCTGATGAACGAGCGCCTCGCCGTCGGCGGCTCCTCGGGCCCCGACTACAAGCTGATCATGGAGCTGGCCCGCCAGACCGACACCGCCACCGGCGCGGCGGCGATCAAGGACGCCGGCTTCCGCGAGAAGCTGGCCGACTGGTACGTCGCCGCCGAGGGCCTCAAGCTGACCCGCTTCCGGACCATGACCGCCCTGTCCCGCGGCCAGACGCCCGGGCCGGAAAGCTCGATCGGCAAGATCATCGCCGCCAACCAGATGCAGGAGATGTCCAACTACGGCGTCGAGCTGGAGGACCAGTACGGCATCCTGACGGACCCGAAGGAAGCCCCGCTCCAGGCGGCCTTCCAGCAGAGCCTGCTCTGGGCGCCGGGCCTGCGCATCGCGGGCGGCACCGACGAGATCCTGAAGAACATCATCGCCGAACGCGTCCTGGGCCTGCCCGGCGACGTGCGCGTCGACAAGGATGTGGCGTTCAAGGACGTGCCGTCGGGACGGTGA
- a CDS encoding CBS domain-containing protein, whose translation MKVSDIMTRDVRVAGPDANLRDVAEAMAAIDAGSLPVCDGKKLLGMVTDRDVVVRAVAKGLPPETSVLEVMTKDVEFCFADDGLVEACGQMADRKIRRLPVLDRDHNLVGIVSLGDLARQTEARQSGKALEEISKPGRLH comes from the coding sequence ATGAAGGTTTCCGACATCATGACCCGGGATGTCCGCGTGGCCGGGCCCGACGCCAATCTGCGCGACGTGGCCGAGGCCATGGCCGCCATCGACGCCGGATCCCTGCCCGTCTGCGACGGCAAGAAGCTGCTCGGCATGGTCACCGATCGCGACGTCGTCGTGCGAGCGGTCGCCAAGGGCCTGCCGCCCGAGACCAGCGTCCTGGAGGTGATGACCAAGGACGTCGAGTTCTGCTTCGCCGACGACGGGCTGGTCGAGGCCTGCGGCCAGATGGCCGACCGCAAGATCCGCCGGCTGCCGGTGCTCGACCGCGACCACAACCTGGTCGGCATCGTGTCGCTGGGCGACCTCGCCCGCCAGACCGAGGCCCGCCAGTCCGGCAAGGCCCTGGAGGAAATCAGCAAGCCGGGCCGGCTGCATTAG
- a CDS encoding glycoside hydrolase family 15 protein produces the protein MRLKIEDYALIGDCESCALVGRDGSIDWLCWPRFDSDAFLAALLGTEDHGRWRIAPTEPHTVATRRYRGDTLILETRFETETGAATVIDFMPPRGRAPELVRLVHGDWGRVTFRSELLARFGYGSDRPWVQRTEGGAHRMIAGPDMVLLRTPVGIREEKGGRLVGDFAVAEGETTPFTLTWAPSHCPVPPAISPRQALAETEQFWTDWSARGDVSGRWSGPIRRSLITLKALTHAPTGGVVAAATTSLPEQIGGPRNWDYRYCWIRDATLTLLAMMNAGYYDEAQAWRDWLLRAVAGSPADMRIMYGVGGERRLTEWEVDWLPGYEGSAPVRIGNAASTQFQLDVYGELADSLHQARRGGLTGNEAAWALERALTDHVAKVWIEPDDGIWEDRSERKHYTFSKVMAWVAVDRAVKAVENYGLPGDLERWRGLREEIRADIQAKGFDAERGTFTRAYGGKTVDASLLLLAELGFVVPDDPRFVGTVAAVEQDLLRDGFVLRYDTERVDDGLPPGEGAFLACSFWLVNAYVLLGRQADAEALFERLLAIRNDVGLLAEEYDPHAARQVGNFPQAFSHIGLINAAFNLTRGEKPAEQRAELLTAIDP, from the coding sequence ATGCGACTGAAGATCGAAGACTACGCCCTGATCGGGGACTGTGAGTCCTGCGCCCTGGTCGGGCGTGACGGCTCGATCGACTGGCTGTGCTGGCCCAGGTTCGATTCCGACGCCTTCCTGGCCGCCCTGCTGGGAACGGAGGACCACGGCCGCTGGCGGATCGCGCCGACGGAGCCCCACACGGTCGCCACGCGGCGCTATCGCGGCGACACCTTGATCCTGGAGACCCGGTTCGAGACCGAGACCGGCGCGGCCACGGTGATCGACTTCATGCCGCCGCGCGGCCGGGCGCCGGAGCTGGTGCGGCTGGTCCACGGCGACTGGGGCCGGGTGACGTTCCGTTCCGAACTGCTCGCCCGGTTCGGCTACGGCTCCGATCGCCCCTGGGTGCAGCGGACGGAAGGCGGCGCCCACCGGATGATCGCCGGACCGGACATGGTGCTGCTGCGCACGCCGGTCGGCATCCGCGAGGAGAAAGGCGGCCGGCTGGTCGGCGACTTCGCCGTGGCCGAGGGCGAGACCACGCCGTTCACCCTGACCTGGGCGCCGTCCCACTGCCCCGTCCCGCCCGCCATCAGCCCGCGCCAGGCCCTGGCCGAGACCGAGCAGTTCTGGACCGACTGGAGCGCCCGGGGCGACGTCTCCGGCCGCTGGTCGGGGCCGATCAGGCGCTCGCTGATCACGCTGAAAGCCCTGACCCATGCCCCGACCGGCGGGGTGGTGGCGGCGGCGACCACCTCTCTGCCCGAACAGATCGGCGGCCCGCGCAACTGGGACTACCGCTACTGCTGGATCCGGGACGCGACCCTGACCCTGCTGGCGATGATGAACGCCGGCTACTACGACGAGGCCCAGGCCTGGCGGGACTGGCTGCTCCGCGCGGTGGCCGGCTCGCCCGCCGACATGCGCATCATGTACGGCGTGGGCGGCGAGCGGCGGCTGACCGAGTGGGAGGTCGACTGGCTGCCGGGCTATGAGGGCTCGGCCCCGGTCCGCATCGGCAACGCCGCCTCGACCCAGTTCCAGCTGGACGTCTACGGCGAGCTGGCCGACAGCCTGCACCAGGCCCGGCGCGGCGGCCTGACCGGCAACGAGGCGGCCTGGGCGCTGGAACGGGCCCTGACCGACCATGTCGCCAAGGTCTGGATCGAGCCCGACGACGGCATCTGGGAGGACCGCTCCGAGCGCAAGCACTACACCTTCTCCAAGGTCATGGCCTGGGTGGCCGTCGACCGGGCGGTCAAGGCGGTGGAGAACTACGGCCTGCCCGGAGACCTGGAGCGCTGGCGCGGCCTGCGCGAGGAGATCCGGGCCGACATCCAGGCCAAGGGCTTCGACGCCGAGCGCGGGACCTTCACCCGCGCCTATGGCGGCAAGACGGTGGACGCCAGCCTGCTGCTGCTGGCCGAGCTGGGCTTCGTGGTGCCCGATGATCCGCGCTTCGTCGGCACCGTGGCGGCGGTCGAGCAGGATCTGCTGCGCGACGGCTTCGTGCTGCGCTACGACACCGAACGGGTCGACGACGGCCTGCCGCCGGGCGAAGGCGCCTTCCTGGCCTGTTCGTTCTGGCTGGTGAACGCCTATGTCCTGCTGGGGCGGCAGGCGGACGCGGAGGCGCTGTTCGAGCGGCTGCTGGCGATCCGCAACGATGTCGGGCTGCTGGCCGAGGAGTACGACCCCCACGCGGCTCGCCAGGTCGGCAACTTCCCGCAGGCGTTCAGCCACATCGGCCTGATCAACGCCGCCTTCAACCTGACGCGCGGTGAAAAGCCCGCCGAGCAACGAGCCGAGCTGCTGACCGCGATTGATCCGTAG
- a CDS encoding VWA domain-containing protein → MTAALLAASAAPSAYAAPATALDGEPTAAACETLGFRPSTYNEEARFVRGRAGLAAPSAGFLAKPAPQMLIAPAPPLPPGVTPYPGPRPGAVETEKYPSAVANPIRRTVEEPVSTFSIDVDTAAYSNTRRFLKDGKLPPADAVRVEELINYFDYAYPKPMNRDQPFSTFVATAPSPWSKDRRLIHIGLQGYELPRAEQPPLNLVFLIDTSGSMHDDDRLPLAKKALNTLIGQLGAKDTVAMVAYAGSAGAVLAPTDGRQKLKMRCALESLQAGGSTAGGQGLALAYDLAKQNFDPKAVNRVILLTDGDFNVGVADPSKLKDYVADQRKTGVYLSVYGFGRGNYNDLMMQTLAQNGNGTAAYVDTYDEARKLFRDDFSGSLFPIADDVKIQVEFNPAQVSEYRLIGYETRMLNREDFNNDQVDAGEVGSGASVTAIYEITPVGAPGSSDPLRYQSARPAAAPSAELAFLKVRYKLPGEATSRLIDRPITRADASPTLAAAPEATRWAVAVAAFGQKLRGDPRLETGFGWPQILDLAQSARGRDEFGLRAEFTQLVRAAQDGKRINE, encoded by the coding sequence GTGACCGCCGCGCTCCTGGCGGCCTCGGCGGCGCCGTCGGCCTACGCCGCGCCCGCGACGGCCCTGGACGGAGAGCCCACGGCGGCGGCCTGCGAGACGCTGGGTTTCAGGCCATCGACCTACAACGAGGAAGCCCGCTTCGTCCGCGGAAGAGCCGGCCTCGCTGCTCCCAGCGCCGGCTTCCTGGCCAAGCCCGCGCCCCAGATGCTGATCGCGCCCGCCCCGCCGCTTCCGCCGGGCGTGACGCCCTACCCCGGACCGCGGCCGGGCGCCGTCGAGACCGAGAAATACCCGTCCGCCGTCGCCAATCCGATCAGGCGGACGGTCGAGGAGCCGGTCTCGACCTTCTCGATCGACGTCGACACCGCCGCCTATTCCAACACCCGGCGCTTCCTGAAGGACGGCAAGCTGCCGCCCGCCGACGCGGTGCGGGTCGAGGAGCTGATCAACTACTTCGACTACGCCTATCCCAAGCCGATGAACCGGGATCAGCCGTTCTCCACCTTCGTCGCCACCGCGCCGTCGCCCTGGTCCAAGGACCGCCGGCTGATCCATATCGGCCTGCAGGGCTACGAGTTGCCGCGCGCCGAACAGCCGCCGCTGAACCTGGTGTTCCTGATCGACACCTCCGGCTCGATGCATGACGACGACCGGCTGCCGCTGGCCAAGAAGGCGCTGAACACCCTGATCGGCCAGCTGGGCGCCAAGGACACCGTGGCCATGGTCGCCTACGCAGGATCGGCGGGCGCGGTGCTGGCCCCGACCGACGGCCGTCAGAAGCTGAAGATGCGCTGCGCGCTGGAGTCACTGCAGGCCGGCGGCTCGACCGCGGGCGGCCAGGGCCTGGCCCTCGCCTACGACCTGGCCAAGCAGAACTTCGACCCCAAGGCGGTCAACCGGGTGATCCTGCTGACCGACGGCGACTTCAACGTCGGCGTGGCCGATCCCTCGAAGCTGAAGGACTACGTCGCCGACCAGCGCAAGACCGGCGTCTACCTGTCGGTCTACGGCTTCGGGCGCGGCAACTACAACGACCTGATGATGCAGACCCTGGCCCAGAACGGGAACGGGACCGCCGCCTACGTCGACACCTATGACGAGGCCCGCAAGCTGTTCCGCGACGACTTCTCCGGCTCGCTGTTCCCGATCGCCGACGACGTGAAGATCCAGGTCGAATTCAACCCGGCCCAGGTCAGCGAGTACCGGCTGATCGGCTACGAGACCCGGATGCTGAATCGCGAGGACTTCAACAACGACCAGGTCGACGCCGGCGAGGTCGGGTCGGGCGCCTCGGTGACCGCGATCTACGAGATCACCCCGGTCGGCGCGCCGGGCTCCTCCGATCCGCTGCGCTACCAGTCCGCCCGCCCAGCCGCCGCGCCCTCGGCGGAGCTGGCCTTCCTGAAGGTCCGCTACAAGCTGCCCGGCGAGGCGACGTCGCGGCTGATCGACCGACCGATCACGCGCGCCGACGCCAGCCCGACCCTGGCCGCCGCGCCGGAGGCGACCCGCTGGGCCGTGGCGGTCGCCGCCTTCGGCCAGAAGCTGCGCGGCGATCCCAGGCTGGAGACCGGCTTCGGCTGGCCGCAGATCCTCGACCTGGCCCAAAGCGCCCGCGGCCGCGACGAGTTCGGCCTGCGCGCCGAGTTCACCCAGCTGGTCCGGGCCGCTCAGGACGGCAAACGGATCAATGAGTAG
- a CDS encoding tetratricopeptide repeat protein gives MQETRDAPSMAADAGAPDSVTGGPVLRNVSIAALVGAVILPLVGCDTSPDSWFSRRGEVACPRPQLPAGTQPQFNAQQIEVRTLRRRGFTGDFFSQLELGRRYEGKRAADKNLQDEVEAAVWYALALTNPDGYAPIAAYDRRGQQGAKGTSRFDDCRAVERRIAYRALDDLLSKMTTDEQDEVRNRVIYVLSTQGAEGYRTLARMHDGFFGAFGEPSDNRQAAEARGKPYKPGAPAVLNLFPRNDVDAYLYNYLAVQTGDVGAYVMLKDFERSSAQRAAAGGFVEQKARRWIPPFEFYPPQAPESGVPHSDESDQYNDGQQAALTRLRELPFVHIAEALTYLRVTPKPVAEERALYPGDIQSFQAMIGRPQTGSFQPIEKVRAIQYAAVNGSPKAQLVLAVMYSEGVGVPRDYARAFHWYAEADKQGSAEAKYAMSTFFSLGVQGVADQDKASAVVYQIDSALSGFKPSIGRLQQVLAQVSRPRPAPRDRDYLP, from the coding sequence ATGCAGGAGACACGCGACGCCCCGTCCATGGCGGCGGACGCCGGCGCGCCTGATTCCGTGACGGGCGGGCCGGTCCTGCGGAACGTCTCGATCGCGGCCCTGGTCGGCGCGGTGATTCTGCCGCTGGTCGGCTGCGACACCAGCCCGGACAGCTGGTTCAGCCGGCGGGGCGAGGTCGCCTGTCCGCGGCCGCAGCTGCCGGCCGGGACCCAGCCGCAGTTCAACGCCCAGCAGATCGAGGTCCGCACCCTGCGCCGGCGCGGCTTCACCGGCGACTTCTTCTCGCAGCTCGAGCTCGGCCGCCGCTACGAGGGCAAGCGCGCGGCCGACAAGAACCTGCAGGACGAGGTCGAGGCGGCGGTCTGGTACGCCCTGGCCCTGACCAATCCGGACGGCTACGCCCCGATCGCCGCCTATGACCGGCGCGGCCAGCAGGGCGCCAAGGGAACGTCGCGCTTCGACGACTGCCGGGCGGTCGAGCGCCGGATCGCCTATCGCGCGCTCGACGACCTGCTGTCGAAGATGACCACCGACGAGCAGGACGAGGTCCGCAACCGGGTCATCTATGTGCTGTCGACCCAGGGCGCCGAGGGTTATCGCACCCTGGCCCGGATGCATGACGGCTTCTTCGGGGCCTTCGGCGAGCCGTCCGACAACCGACAGGCGGCGGAGGCGCGCGGCAAGCCCTACAAGCCCGGCGCGCCGGCGGTGCTGAACCTGTTCCCGCGCAACGACGTCGACGCCTATCTCTACAACTACCTGGCGGTGCAGACCGGCGACGTCGGCGCCTATGTGATGCTGAAGGACTTCGAGCGGTCCTCGGCGCAACGGGCGGCGGCCGGCGGCTTCGTCGAGCAGAAGGCGCGCCGCTGGATCCCGCCGTTCGAGTTCTATCCGCCCCAGGCGCCGGAATCGGGGGTGCCGCACTCCGACGAGAGCGACCAGTACAACGACGGCCAGCAGGCCGCGCTGACCCGGCTGAGGGAACTGCCGTTCGTGCACATCGCCGAGGCGCTGACCTATCTGCGGGTCACGCCCAAGCCGGTGGCCGAGGAGAGGGCGCTCTATCCGGGCGACATCCAGAGCTTCCAGGCCATGATCGGCCGGCCTCAGACGGGCAGTTTCCAGCCGATCGAGAAGGTCCGGGCCATCCAGTACGCGGCGGTGAACGGATCGCCCAAGGCGCAGCTGGTCCTGGCCGTGATGTACTCCGAGGGCGTCGGCGTGCCACGCGACTACGCCCGCGCCTTCCATTGGTACGCCGAGGCCGACAAGCAGGGCTCGGCCGAGGCCAAGTACGCGATGTCGACCTTCTTCTCGCTGGGGGTCCAGGGCGTGGCCGACCAGGACAAGGCCAGCGCCGTGGTCTACCAGATCGACTCCGCCCTCTCGGGCTTCAAGCCGTCGATCGGCCGGCTGCAGCAGGTGCTGGCCCAGGTGTCGCGGCCCCGGCCGGCGCCGCGCGACAGGGACTATCTGCCATGA
- a CDS encoding right-handed parallel beta-helix repeat-containing protein has protein sequence MRLLTAAAAAIALAATASTAEAFPDQAARVDQQIRPNFGGLITPPLKPRARPDRWKPGRYKWGRPRPGWPGGYPPPGWRPDQQVITVDCGDPWAGPTPISDALQYLVDGGILYVRSRGGVCRETVLVERSAIIAGEGIPLFDAGPNPQPAGISAPDGAPCLRVAPGARVEVRDLTLTAAKAGRAACVEAWDAEVALVRTKVDYWGDSPAVYAAGGRLILRESVVDARTWDAALVADGAVLDIARTRIIGEETGVDVTPASGESRIDQTGIMTRQTAGSAGNGVLVRGLRSGSGNLTVRNVVVCGWRNGLHLDRGAQVDVSRSRFCRTTVGVVSDGQLRFTESAIGSQDVGVYIAGGHAVIQRNRIHDWSRRPIWVERGATADVADNWVYYDGDCWGERWDQGLHCLRGDRLPQALRDESDFGGDAGRSWWESDGYDRGYARDGAPSALPPSQPPSKPKRGWGRR, from the coding sequence ATGCGTCTCCTGACGGCGGCCGCGGCCGCGATCGCCCTGGCGGCGACGGCGAGCACGGCCGAGGCCTTTCCGGACCAGGCCGCGCGGGTGGACCAGCAGATCCGGCCCAACTTCGGCGGCCTGATCACCCCGCCGCTGAAGCCGCGGGCCCGGCCCGACCGCTGGAAGCCCGGCCGCTACAAGTGGGGCCGTCCGCGTCCGGGCTGGCCCGGCGGCTATCCGCCGCCCGGCTGGCGGCCCGACCAGCAGGTCATCACCGTCGACTGCGGCGATCCCTGGGCGGGGCCGACGCCGATCTCGGACGCGCTGCAGTACCTGGTCGACGGCGGCATCCTCTATGTCCGCTCACGCGGCGGCGTCTGCCGCGAGACGGTGCTGGTCGAGCGCTCGGCGATCATCGCCGGGGAGGGAATCCCGCTGTTCGACGCCGGCCCCAATCCGCAGCCGGCCGGCATCTCCGCCCCCGACGGCGCGCCCTGCCTGCGCGTGGCGCCCGGCGCGCGGGTGGAAGTCCGCGACCTGACCCTGACCGCCGCCAAGGCTGGCCGCGCGGCCTGCGTCGAGGCCTGGGACGCTGAGGTCGCGTTGGTCCGGACCAAGGTCGACTACTGGGGCGACAGCCCCGCAGTCTACGCCGCCGGCGGACGGCTGATCCTGCGCGAAAGCGTGGTCGACGCCCGCACCTGGGACGCGGCCCTTGTCGCCGATGGCGCGGTGCTGGACATCGCCCGCACCCGCATCATCGGCGAGGAGACCGGCGTCGACGTGACCCCGGCCTCGGGCGAGAGCCGCATCGACCAGACCGGGATCATGACCCGCCAGACCGCCGGTTCGGCCGGCAACGGCGTCCTGGTCCGCGGTCTGCGCAGCGGGTCGGGAAACCTAACCGTCCGCAACGTCGTGGTCTGCGGCTGGCGCAACGGCCTGCACCTGGACCGCGGGGCCCAGGTCGACGTCTCGCGCAGCCGCTTCTGCCGCACCACGGTCGGGGTGGTCTCGGACGGCCAGCTGCGGTTCACCGAGTCGGCGATCGGCTCGCAGGACGTGGGCGTCTACATCGCCGGCGGCCATGCCGTGATCCAGCGCAACCGCATCCACGACTGGAGCCGGCGGCCGATCTGGGTCGAACGCGGCGCCACCGCCGACGTGGCCGACAACTGGGTCTACTACGACGGCGACTGCTGGGGCGAGCGCTGGGACCAGGGCCTGCACTGCCTGCGCGGCGACCGGCTGCCCCAGGCCCTGCGCGACGAGAGCGACTTCGGCGGCGACGCCGGGCGCAGCTGGTGGGAGAGCGACGGCTACGACCGCGGCTACGCCCGCGACGGCGCGCCCTCGGCCCTGCCGCCCTCCCAGCCCCCGTCCAAGCCCAAGCGCGGCTGGGGGCGGCGGTAG